From one Coffea eugenioides isolate CCC68of chromosome 11, Ceug_1.0, whole genome shotgun sequence genomic stretch:
- the LOC113753800 gene encoding transcription factor SRM1 codes for MTADESTSAVWSREQDKAFENALATYPEDSADRWEKIAADVPGKSSEEIKHHYEILVDDVNRIESGCVPLPSYSSCLDGSTSQAGDEGTGKKSGNLGHFSSESNHGGKASRSDQERRKGIAWTEDEHRLFLLGLEKYGKGDWRSISRNFVVTRTPTQVASHAQKYFIRLNSMNKDRRRSSIHDITSVNTGDVSVPQGPITGQTNGPAASGSSAKSNKPPSQAPTAAPGIGMYGTTTIGQPVGGPLVSAVGTPVNLPPAAHMAYGVRAPVPGTMVPGAPVAMGPVTYPMSHTSALR; via the exons ATGACAGCTGATGAATCAACTAGTGCTGTCTGGAGTAGAGAGCAAGATAAGGCATTTGAGAATGCGCTGGCTACTTATCCTGAGGATTCTGCAGATCGTTGGGAGAAAATTGCAGCTGATGTCCCAGGAAAATCCTCAGAAGAGATTAAACATCACTATGAGATTTTGGTTGATGATGTTAATCGGATCGAGTCTGGCTGTGTACCTTTACCTAGCTATAGTTCTTGTTTAGATGGTTCAACAAGCCAAGCTGGTGATGAAGGAACAGGCAAGAAAAGTGGCAATTTGGGACACTTTAGCAGCGAGTCTAACCATGGAGGCAAGGCTTCAAGATCAGATCAGGAGCGGCGCAAAGGGATTGCCTGGACAGAGGATGAACACAG GTTGTTCCttcttggtttggaaaaatATGGGAAAGGTGATTGGCGAAGTATCTCCCGCAACTTTGTTGTGACGCGGACTCCTACGCAAGTGGCTAGCCACGCTCAGAAATATTTCATTCGTTTGAACTCTATGAACAAAGACAGACGGCGATCGAGTATTCATGATATTACCAGTGTCAATACCGGAGATGTTTCAGTACCCCAAGGTCCAATAACTGGTCAGACAAATGGTCCTGCTGCAAGTGGTTCATCTGCAAAATCTAACAAACCACCTTCCCAAGCACCTACTGCGGCTCCTGGAATTGGAATGTATGGTACAACAACTATTGGGCAACCAGTGGGTGGACCACTTGTTTCTGCAGTCGGGACACCAGTGAATCTTCCACCAGCTGCACATATGGCATATGGTGTCCGAGCTCCAGTTCCTGGAACCATGGTTCCCGGTGCACCAGTGGCCATGGGTCCAGTGACGTATCCAATGTCACACACATCTGCACTTAGGTGA